The following coding sequences lie in one Spinacia oleracea cultivar Varoflay chromosome 1, BTI_SOV_V1, whole genome shotgun sequence genomic window:
- the LOC110774950 gene encoding transcription factor ORG2-like: MLAMSPLLCPTLGWEYPLELGIDQDFGNFDFDSIYVANFTSSQAQGNQEINDHVKQSESPQGTSSTDQFDDNPVLAKKISHNASERDRRKKINNMYSSLRALLPATDKRKKLSIPMTVGRVLEYIPELQKEVEKLTHKKEVFLSKMSALQGNAGEFIQEQRQNKSITKDTTSCSISTNKLGDKEMVIQVSTFERISISEVLLLLEKNGYLVIDVSSFQSFGGRTFYNIHLWTEGTQGSYNVNFEKLNEVLLSSLQEQKQKQMQMQMYS, encoded by the exons atgttggcAATGTCTCCTTTATTATGTCCTACTCTAGGATGGGAGTATCCCTTAGAATTAGGGATAGACCAAGATTTTGGTAACTTCGATTTTGATTCAATATATGTTGCTAATTTTACGTCGTCTCAAGCTCAAGGTAATCAGGAGATTAATGATCATGTTAAGCAAAGCGAATCGCCTcaaggtacaagttcaacaGACCAATTTGATGATAATCCTGTATTAGCCAAGAAGATTAGTCATAATGCAAGTGAGAGAGACCGAAGAAAGAAGATTAACAACATGTACTCTTCTTTACGTGCCTTGCTTCCTGCAACTGATAAGAGG AAGAAATTAAGCATTCCTATGACAGTTGGACGGGTGCTAGAGTATATACCTGAACTACAAAAGGAAGTGGAGAAACTAACTCATAAAAAGGAAGTTTTCTTATCAAAAATGTCAGCATTACAAGGAAATGCAGGGGAATTCATCCAAGAACAAAGGCAAAATAAGTCCATAACTAAGGATACGACGTCGTGCTCGATTTCTACAAACAAACTTGGTGATAAGGAAATGGTGATCCAAGTTTCAACGTTTGAGAGAATATCAATATCTGAGGTGCTTTTGCTACTTGAGAAGAATGGTTATCTTGTCATTGATGTTTCTTCTTTTCAATCCTTTGGTGGAAGGACCTTTTACAATATACATTTGTGG ACGGAAGGAACACAAGGAAGCTACAACGTGAACTTTGAGAAGTTAAATGAAGTGTTATTGTCTTCACTTCAAGAGCAGAAGCAGAAGCAGATGCAAATGCAGATGTATTCCTAG